The Deltaproteobacteria bacterium genomic sequence GCCGGGACGCGCGCCACACCTCGGGGCTCGCCGCACGCGGGCGCTCGAAGGCCTCGCGGAGGAGCTCCTGCGCGAGGAAGGCCCAGAGCGGGAGCACGGGGGCGAAGAAGCGGCCGAGAGCCATGAAGTCCCCCCCCACCCAGACCACGTAGAAGCTGTAGCAGCCGAGCAGGAGCGCGACGTAGCTGAAGACGAAGCGCGGCCGAAGTCCCGGCGGGCGGCCGGCCTCGCTCTCCTCGGGGCGGAGCGTGCGCGGCCGGAAGAGCAGCAGGAGCGGAGCGAGGACGTAGAGCCGGTTGTGGTGGACGAAGTCCCAGAGGTAGGGCAGCCCCCACTTGCCGGCCATCGCCGCGCCGCCCCCGGTCTTGATGTAGAAGGTGTTGGGGAAGGGGAAGCCGTAGTAGCGGTAGCGCCAGGCGAAGAAGAGGCCGAAGGGGACGAGGAAGCCCGCCAGCCAGAAGAACTCGGCCCGGGTGGGAAGCAGCCGCCGCTCCCCGAGGAGGTTCGCGGCGACGCGGTGGAGCCCCGTGAGCCCGAAGAGGAGCAGCCCCTCGGGTCGGGTCATCGCCGCCAGCGCGAAGCAGAGGCCCGAGTAGCGCCGCCGCACGCGCCCCGCCGCCTCGGCCAGGTAGAGCGCGAAGCCCGCCGTGCCGAGACAGGTGAAGAGCTGCGTCTCGAGTCCGCCCGAGCACCAGACCGCGAAGTACGCGCAGGCCGGAAGGAGCGCCGGGCCGAGGAGCTCCCACCCCGTGGCGCGCCCGCCGCGATAGGCCCTCCCGGCCAGGTAGAGGAGGCCCAAGGTGCCGACGCCGGCGGCCGAGGCCAGCACGAGCGACATCACGTCCGGGCGCAGGCCGAGCTTGAGCAGCCCCCCGAGGAGCACGGTCCAGAGGAAGTTCGTATAGCCCTCCACCCGGTCCCCGAGGTTGAAGGAGAGCTCACCGTGATAGGCCAGGTTGTGGCTGTAACGAAAGGTGATGTAGGCGTCGTCGCAGACGAAGCCGTACGCCAGACCGTGCAGCACGAGCGCAAGGCCCGCGGCACCGAGGATGAGCCAGGGAGCGGCGGACCGGAGGCGCGCCATGGGCGGATCGTTTACCCGCTTTTCTCCTCGGATCAAAGGGGTTTCCGCACCGCGAGCGGCACGCGGCGCTTCAGCTCGCCGGCGCGGTGAAGGCCTCGAGACAGAGGAGGAGCGGGCGGCCGACGTACTTCCGCGCCGAGGGTGCGCGGCCGAGGAGCGCCTCGTCGCCCATCACCTCCGTCGTGCGCCCGAGCTCGAGCCCTGCGCCGCGCAGGGCCTGCTGGTAGCTCTCGACGGTGTGCTGCTCCGCCCCGAGGCGATACTCCACCCCGTCTCGCCGGAAGTTCGCCTCCACGCCGGCCCGGGCCAGCTCCGGGTGGTAGACCGACAAGAGCAGGCGTCCGCCGGGCCGAAGCGCGCGACGCGTCTCCGCGAAGAAAGCCGGGAGGTCGCGCAGGTGCTCTCCCACGAGGGCGCAGAGCACGGCGTGAAACCTGGCCGGGCAGAGAGGCCACGGCGCGCTCAGGTCCACACAGACGAGCGGGACGCCGGGATACTTCTGCCGCGCCACGCGCAGCATGCCCGGCGAGAAGTCGAGCCCCACGACCTTCGCGCCGCACGCTACGAGCGGCCCGAGGTGACGCCCCGTGCCGCAACCGGCGTCCAGGATTCGCTCACCCGGGCGCGCCGCGAGGAGCCCGAGGCTCGTACGATCGTCGAGCGCCACCACGGGATTGGGCGTCTCGTCGTAGCTCGCAGACCAGCGATCGTAGCCCTCGCGCACCTCGAGCTGCACCGTCCCGCCCTCGGGAGCGGGGAGCCCATCGCGCGTGCGACCGTTCATCGCCTCATGATAGCCGGAACCCGCCGCGCGGGGCCGTGTTACCGTGGCGGGCCATGAGCATCCGGTTCACGAGATCGTGCGCGTGGCGGCGCGTGGGCGGCGCGCTGCTGTGCCTGGGCCTGGCCGCCTGCACGAACCGCGTCCCGGCGGCGCTCGACGGCAGCGCGCAGGATGGAGCCCTCCGCGACGCGGGGCCGGGAGGGGACGCGAGCCCGCGCGACGCGCGGCGCACCGACGGGGGCGGAGGCGATCTGAGCGGCGACCCGACGGTGGCCCACACCATGACGGGCCTCGTGCGGGGCAAGCTCCTCGGCAAGGTGCGCGCGCACCTCGGGATCCCATACGCCGCGCCTCCGGTGGGCGGCCTGCGCTTCGGACACCCGCAACCTCTCACCTCGTGGAGCGGGGTGCGCGAGACCACGGCCCTGGGCCCCTCGTGTCCCCAGAAGCCGAGCACACTCACGAGCCTGCCCAACCGCTACAGCGAGGACTGCCTGACGCTCAACGTCTGGGCCCCCTTCCCCGCTCCGAGCAAGCCCGCGCCGGTGATGGTCTTCATCCACGGCGGAGGCTTCACGCTCGGGGGGAGCGCACAGCCGCTCTACGACGGAACGGCCCTCGTCGAGCAGACGGGCGTCGTGCTCGTGACCTTCAACTACCGCCTGGGGCCCTTGGGCTTCCTCGCGCACGCCCGCACCCCTTACGGGGGCAACGCCGCGCTCTACGACCAGCGCGCGGTCCTGCGCTGGGTGAAGCAGAACATCGGGGCCTTCGGGGGGGACGGCACGAACGTGACCGTCTTCGGCGAGTCGGCGGGCTCGGTCAGCGTCTGCGCCCACCTCGTCTCGCCCGAGGCCACCGGGCCCCTGAATCGCGCGATCATGGAGAGCGGCCCCTGCAGCGGGAATCTACTGACGCTGGCCGAGGCCCAGGCGCAGGGCAAGGCGCTCGCCGAGAAGCTCGGCTGCGAGAGCGCGACCGACGTGCAGACCTGCCTCGGCTCGAAGAGCACGCAGGAGGTGCTGGACGCGCTGCCCACGAAGGACGCGATGATCTTCGGCACAGGGGTCTCGTGGGGCCCGGTCGCCGGAACGCCCTACCTGCCGGCGCAGCCCGCGGCGCTCATGAAGGCCGGCTCGTTCGCCAAGGTGCCGCTCCTCCTCGGCACGAACCGGGACGAGGGGACGCTCTTCGTGCTGCTCGGCGGCCTGCTCGCCACGACGGCGGCACAGTACCCGGGCCTGGCCACCACCGCCTTCGGCGCGAAGGCTCCGCAGGTCCTCGCGCAGTACCCGCTCTCGAGCTACGCGAGCCCGGCCCACGCCATCGCCGACCTCCTCGGAGACGTGGGCTTTGTCTGCCCCACGCGCCGCACCGCGCGGGCCGCCGTCGCGGGGGGCGTCTCCTCGACGTACCTCTACCACTTCACGCAGCCTCCCAGCTTTGCGCTCGTGCCCTTCCTCGCGGTCTTCCACACCGCGGAGCTCCCCTTCGTCTTTCAGAACCCGGGCGGCGCGAAGCCCCTCACGGCCGAGGAACAGCAGCTCGCGCGCAGCATGCTCGGCTACTGGACGCGCTTCGCGGCCACCGGCGACCCGAACGGCGGCGGAGCGCCTGCCTGGCCGGCCTACGCCGCCGGTTCGGACCAGCACCTCGAGCTGGGCCCGACGATCAAGGTGGGCTCGGGGCTGAAACAGGCGGCCTGCGACTTCTGGGACGGGCTCTAGAGCGGCGGACGCTTCTCGCTACGCCCGCTTGCGCGCCTCTGCCTTGGCGGCCGTTCGCGGCGGGCGAACCACTGTCGTGGGCGCGTCCTCTCCGGGATCGGGACCCACGCGCTGCTGCAGGTCCACGAGCGCGCGCAACGCATCGGTGGTGGTGAAGATCCCGACCACCTTCCCGCCCTCGACCACCACGGCGGATCCGATCTTGTCGTCGGCCATGTAGGCGGCCGCGTCCCGCAACAGGGTCGTGGGCGTGACGGTGTACGGGTCCCGGGTCATGGCGTCGTCGACGCGCACGTCCTCGGGGATGACGTCTCGGAGCGTCTCGAGCAGGTGCAGGTCGCGCTGCGAAACGAGTCCCACCAGCTTTCCGCCGTCTAGCACCGGCAGGTGCCGGATCTGGTACTTGCGCATCAGCTTGTGCGCCGCGGTCAGGCTCTGGTCCGCGCCGACGGTGTGCGGGCTCGCGGTCATGTAGTCACGAATGGTGGTGCGCTCCATGGTGCACGCCTCTCCTCGGGCTCCACGCTCGGATATGCCACTTGCGTACCAACCCGGCCACACGGCGAAGGAGCCGCCGTTACAGCGCAATAGCAGCGATGGGCCGGGCGCGGAACCCGCAGGTCGGCCAGCTCGGGCCAGCGTGACCCACAATGCGAGGAGATCTGGCGAGGTCCCGGGTCAGCGTGCGCCGCGTCGTCGGCGCGCGCGCGGGGTCAGGGTCCGGTGTGAGGCGCGGAGATCTGTCGCTGGATGGCGCACCGCACGGAGGTGAAGCCCACGCCGAAGGACAGCGCATCCGGCTTGCCGTCTCCGTCGGTGTCCACGTCCGGATGCGAGGCCAGCCCCACGGCGGGGCTGTTCTGGAGCTCGGCCCCCTCGATCTGGCCGTCTCCGTTCAGGTCGAAGAGGGCCTTGAGCATCTTCTTCGAGCCGGCGCTGGTGTCCGCCGAGTGGTACACGCCGTTCAGCGCGTCGAGCAGCGCCGGGACCACCTTGCTCACCACCTCCGCCTGGCTCACCAGGCCGAGGAGCGCCCCGCGGCGAATGCCGCTCGCGTCCACGAGCCCCGAGACGCGCGCGCGCCGGAGGGTGATCATCGGGTGCGGCGCCACGCCGAGCGGCAGCGGGATCCGCAGCTCTCCGGGACCGGAGGTGAGCTCGCCCCCGACGATGTGGCCCACCAGCACCGCGTCGGCCGGGCTGGCCGTGCTGATCAGGAAGGACTCGTTGCCCGTGAAGTTGTCGAGCGCGTTCGAGTCCAAGTCCACGCCCAGGTGCCCCTGCACGCGCGCCATGGGGTCCTCGATCAGCGAGCTCGCGAAGACCTCGAAGAGCATGATCAGCGCGCCGCGGTGAACCTGCGTCTGGAGCTCGGAGTCGAAGTTCACCTGCGGGGCGGCGGCCCGCAGCGCGGCCAGCATGGCCCCCAGCCGATTTCGCGCCTGTCCGTCGCCGACCGGGTCGTGCGCGTACTGCAGCGCGTTCTCGGGGAGGATGAGGCGATTGACCACCGACTGCAGGCCCTTGCTCGGAGCGACGACGCCCTGGTCGGGGTTCGCCACGGGACCCCCGTCGGCGCGAGCTACGGGCGGCAGGCCCCCGTCGGAGCCGGGCGGCTGGAACGAGCCCACGGGCGGCACGCCGGCCGACCCACCGCAGGCCGCGGCGGACGCCGCAAGCAGGGCCACGAAGCTGTAGCAGGAGCCGCATCGTCGAAGAGATCGAAGGCGAGCCATGGTCCACCCCCTCAATGGGTGCGATTACTCCAACGCCTAGCACAGGGCATGCCAGGGGCCGGTGCCCCGGGGCCCAGGCCGGAGCTCCATGGATCCGAGCCCCTGGCCGTGCCCGGACCGCCGCCCCCCTCCGAGAACCGGCGGGCCGCCGCGCCTCGACGCGCCACGTCGAAGAAAGCCGAGACCGGCCGCGCCCTTGCCCGTCGAGGAAAAGGCCACCCTGGCTCGCCGGAGGGCCACCGAAAGAGGCCTGCCGACCCCACAGCGCGCCGCGCCTTCACTCGTAGCGGAGGGCCTCGATGGGATCGAGCAGCGAGGCCTTCTTGGCCGGGTAGAAACCCGAGGCCACCCCCACCACGAACGAGAAGCCGAAGGCCACCACGATGACCCACGGCGTGAAGCGCACCGTCAGCCCGGGCCCGAAGGCGTTGAAGAGCGCGATCACGGCGAGCCCCAGCGCCAGCCCGACCACGCCCCCGACCAGCGAGACGGTCACGCTCTCCACGAGAAACTGCCGCTCTACGTCCTTGCGGCGCGCTCCCACGGCCATGCGCAGGCCGATCTCGCGGGTCCGCTCGCGCACCGAGACCAGCATGATGTTCATGATCCCGATCCCGCCCACCACGAGCGAGATGGAGGCGATGCCGAGGATCACGAGCTCCATCGTCCGGGCCACCTTGTCGAAGGTGCTGAGCATGTCGGCCTGCGAGACGATGGTGAAGTCTTCGTTGTTGTTGTGGCGACGGATGAGGATCTGGCGCACCTCCTCCATCGCCGCCTCCACCTGCGTGTTCGAGAGGGCCTTGACCGAGATGCGCGTCAGGCTCTCCTGGTTGAAGAGCTCGGTGGCCGCCGTGACGGGGATGAACACCAGATCGTCGAGGTCGATGCCGAGGCTCTGCCCCTTCGAGGCCATCACGCCGATCACGCGAAACTTGGTGCCAGTGATCTTGATCGTCTTGCCCACCGGGTTCTCGTCGCCGAAGAGCTCCTGCTGCACCACCTGCCCGAGCACCGCCACCCGTCGCTTGGCGTCCACGTCCTCTGGGGCCACGAAGCCGCCGAGCGCGACCTTCATCAGGTGCACGTCGGGGAGCGCCTCGTCGGTCCCCACGACCTTGGTGTTGCGCGAGCGGTTCAGGTACTTGACCGTGCCGGCCCCCATCAGCGCCGCGTTGACCTGCGCCACCGCCGTGCCCCGCCGGAAGATGGCCCGCGCGTCGTCGACCGTGAGCTTGTGGACCGTGGTGAACATGGGGCGCGCCACCCCCTTCGTGTCCTCCTTCCCCGGAAAGACGAGGAGCAGGTTCGTCCCCATCTCGGCGAAGAGGTCGGCGAAGTAGGAACGCGCGCCCTCGCCCAACGAGACGAGCAGCACCACCGAGGTCACGCCGATCACCACGCCGAGGGTGGTCAGAAACGAGCGCCACACGTTCGAGCGGATCGAATCGAGCGCCGTGAGGAAGTGCGCGAACCAGCTCATGCGCGCTCGTCCTGCACGATGCGACCGTCGCGCAGCTCGAGGCGTCGCCTGGCCCGCGCGGCCAGGTCCTTGTCGTGCGTCACGACGATCACCGTGACCCCTTCCTTGGCGTTCAGCTCCTCGAAGAGGGCCACGATCTCGCGCCCCACCTGCTGGTCCAGGTTCCCCGTGGGCTCGTCGGCGAGGAGGATCGACGGGGCGTTCACGATCCCGCGGGCGATGGCCACGCGCTGCCGCTGCCCCCCCGAGAGCTCGTTCGGGCGGTGTCCCATGCGGTCCGCGAGGCCCACGAGCTCGAGCGCGTGACGCGCCCGCTTGCGCCGCTCCGCCGGCCGGAGCCCCGCGTAGAGCAGGGGGAGCGCCACGTTGTCCACCGCGGAGAGGCGCGGCAGCAGGTTGAAGGTTTGGAAGACGAAACCGATCTGTCGATTGCGCACGCCAGCGAGCTCGGCGTCGGGGAGGCCGGCCACCTGCTGGCCGTCGAGAAAGTACGCGCCTTCGGTCGGCGAGTCGAGGCAGCCCACCAGGTTCATGAGGGTGGACTTGCCCGAGCCCGAGGGCCCGGTGATGGCCAGGTACTCGCCGCGCTCCACGGCGCACGAGACGTCCGAGAGCGCGCGCACGATCTCACCGCCCAGGCGGTAGGTCTTGGAGACGTGCTCCACGCGGATCAGCGCCCCCATCGCGGCCCCTCACCGCACTCGCGACGGGGAGAGGCGCGGGTTGACGACCACCAGCGCTCCCGGGACGAGTCCCACCTTGTTCAGCGTGAAGATCACCTCGTCCTTCTCCTCCAGACCGCCGAGGAGCTCGGTCCGGTCCCAGTTGGAGAGCCCGAGCTTCACCTTGCGCACGGCCACGCGCCCCTGATGTACGACGAGGACCTGCGCGCCGGTCCCCCGCCCCACGATGGCCGAGGTGGGGAGCGACGGCACTCCCGCGCGGCGCGCCACCACGACCTCGAGGTCGGCCGAGACTCCCACCTTGAGGGCAGGGTCCGGGCGGTCGAGCTCCACGGTGACCTCCACGTTGCGGCTCCCCTTCAGGTCCTGCGAGACCATCGGCGCGACCCAGGTCAGCCGACCGCCGAGCGTCACCCCCGGCCGCGCGTCGCTCGTCACGTGCACCTGCATGCCCGAGCGGAGCCGCGCCGCGTCCGCCTCGTCCACGGTGGCCTCGATGCGCGTCACGGTGTCGTCGTAGAGCTCGAAGACGGGGCTCCCGGGGGCCAGCGTTTCCCCCACCTCCGGGGTCACGCTGGCCAGCGTGCCGTCGAAGGGGGCGCGAAAGAAGGTCGCGTCGTGAAGGGTGCGCGCGATCTCCACCGCGGCCCTGAGCTGCGCCAGGTTCGCCTCGGCGGCGGAGATGGCCTGCGTCGTCACGTCGCGCTCGGTCTCGGCCTCGTCCAGGTTCGCGCGACTCAGCACCTCCTTCCGGTAGAGGCGCTGCGTGCGGTCGAGGACCTTGCCGACCTGCCGCTGCCGCGTCTGCTGCTGCCGCAGAGCGGCCGACCCCGCGGCGAGATTGGCCCGCGCCAGCGCCAGGCGCGCGCGATGCTCGCTGTTCTTCAGCCGCAAGACGAGCGCCCCCTTCTTCACGCGGGCTCCGCGGGCGAAGAAGACCTCGGCCACCTCGCCCACCGTTTGCGACCGCACGCGCGCGTAGCGCTTGGCCTTGACGGTGCCCGCGGCCACGGTGGTCACCACGTCCAGCACCTCCCCGCGAGCCGGGTGGATCACCCCCACCTCGATGCGCTGCTTCGGCCAGTACGCGGCCACGACGGCGATCGCCGCCACGGGGAGGCCCAGCTTGAGCAGGGTCTTCAGCAGACGCACGGGTCTCGACACGGCGCGGTTCCTCGTCACCTGGACTCCAGACCCGCTCTTTACCACGGTTCCCACGACGGTTTCCGAGGGAGAGTCGGTCGCGGTCGCGGCGGTCTCCGGAGGCGTGGCCCGCGCCGCTTCAGGGCTCATAGGCGTTCAGCTTCTGGGACGCCACCGCACGCATCCAGTGCCAGATTGCCTCGGCTTCCTTGCGGCTCAGGTGGCTCAGGGCCGGCATCAGCAGCCCCTTGGCCGGCGCGTCGAAGGGCTGGTAGCGGACGTGATAGAAGAGGTTGCGACCGCTCAGCCGGTAGGCGTGAAGGGCCACGGGCTCCACGAAGTCCCAGCCGTGACCGGGCCCCACGCGACGGACGGCGTGGCAGAAGCCGCAGGACTGCTTGTGGATGGCGAAGCCCTGCTTGACGAGGTCGTCTCCCGGCACCTGGAACTGCCTATCGTAGGCCGCTCCACGCACCAGCTCGATGCTCACCAGCGTGTCCACGAAGCGCCAGGGGGTGAAGGTCTTGAGCGCCGCCTCGGGCAGGTCGGGATGCAGACCTCCCTCCACGACCACCTTGTTCGAGCTGAAGTGCACCGGCCGCACGTCGGCGTAGCCCGCGTTGTCGCGCCGCACGGGCGGAAAACTCGCGCTCCACCGACGCTCGCGTTCGCTCCAGTAGCCGAGCGCCACGAAGACGCGTGGCACGCGGCGCGCTGCCGTGGACCGGAGCGGCAGGCCGACGATCATCTGGTTCGCGAAGTGGAGGAGCGCCACGTCCACCGTGGCCGGCGGCGCGTAGGCCTTGAGGATCTGATCGAGCGTCACCCCCTTGTAGAGCAGCCTCCGCCCGTACTGCGGGTCGTAGAGCGTCTGTTCGCTTTGCGACAGCGCGAGCAGATCCACGCTTCGGGCCCCTTCGCGCAGCGAATAGGTCCCCCCGCCGTAGTCCGCGCGACCGCGGACCCAGACGGTCACCGGCGGACCCGCCCCCTCGCCGCCCGAGGCCAGCGCGGGCAGAGAAAGCGCGACGAGGGCCAGACCGGTGCACGCACGGCGGGCGTTGAGGCGCATGGACGTCCCTCCTCTCCTCCCGGGATGCATCCCACGGGCCATCCGAACGCGCGCGTTCGGACGGGATCTCCGCCCGTTGCAGGAGTCCGGCGCCTCGATCCGCCCCTCCGCGGCGTCGCCGCGGGGCACCGTGACCCGAGGCAGCGCCCACGACCTCCGCGCCTTCGGTCAGACTGACCCTCGACTTCGCCTGCGGCGAGCGCTTGCGGGCGCGTGCGCTCCGGCGCGGCGCCCGGCGCTCCTCCGTCGATCGCGCGAGGCCCCCTTCCGCGAGGCCCACCGGTGCGGTATGACCGCCCGCACATGCCGTCCCGGGTGCGCGACCTCTTGCGGAGCGATTCGGCCCGTCGCCTGGTGGCCCGGGCCGGCCGGCGCCTGCGAGAGTTCGGACTCCCCCTGCCGCCCCCGGCGCGCCTGGTCTATCACCCCGACTACATCAGCTTCCCGACGGACGCGGGAGCGCGGGCCACTTTCGACGTGCGGCGTCCGGCCCGCATCCTCGAGGAGCTGCGGCGCCGGCGGCTCGTGGCGCGAGACCAGGTGCTCTGCCCCGAGCTGGCCCGCCGGGAGGACCTCCTGCGGGTCCATCCCGCGCACTTCCTCGACGAGATCGGTCGGCCCGAAAAGCTCGCGGAGCTGCTCTTCGTGCAGCCCGACCCGCTCTTCATGATCGACTCGCCGCTCGAGCCGTTCCTCGCGCAGACCGGCGGCACGATCCTGGCGGCGGAGCGCGCCCTGGCCGACGGCCTGCCGATCTTCAATCTCGGGGGCGGCTTCCACCACGCGCAGCGGGATCGCGCCGAAGGCTTCTGCCCGGTGAACGACGTGGCTATCGCCATCCGTCGCGTGCAGGAGCTCGGGCTCGCGAGTCGCGTGCTGGTCTTCGACCTGGACTTCCACCACGGCAACGGCACGGCGCTGATCTTTTCCGAGGACGAACGGGTCTTCACGGCCTCGGTGCACGGGCAGACCTGGGCGCACGTCGAGGGGAAAGCGCACAACCTGGACCGCGAACTCCCCCCCGGCACGACCGACGAGCCGTACCTCGAGGCCGTGCGCGACGCGCTCGCGACGGCGCTCGGACGCTTCCGCCCGGAGCTCGTGATCTACCTCGCCGGCGCGGACCCCTACTGCGAGG encodes the following:
- a CDS encoding ABC transporter ATP-binding protein; translated protein: MIRVEHVSKTYRLGGEIVRALSDVSCAVERGEYLAITGPSGSGKSTLMNLVGCLDSPTEGAYFLDGQQVAGLPDAELAGVRNRQIGFVFQTFNLLPRLSAVDNVALPLLYAGLRPAERRKRARHALELVGLADRMGHRPNELSGGQRQRVAIARGIVNAPSILLADEPTGNLDQQVGREIVALFEELNAKEGVTVIVVTHDKDLAARARRRLELRDGRIVQDERA
- a CDS encoding CBS domain-containing protein — translated: MTASPHTVGADQSLTAAHKLMRKYQIRHLPVLDGGKLVGLVSQRDLHLLETLRDVIPEDVRVDDAMTRDPYTVTPTTLLRDAAAYMADDKIGSAVVVEGGKVVGIFTTTDALRALVDLQQRVGPDPGEDAPTTVVRPPRTAAKAEARKRA
- a CDS encoding efflux RND transporter periplasmic adaptor subunit, producing the protein MSRPVRLLKTLLKLGLPVAAIAVVAAYWPKQRIEVGVIHPARGEVLDVVTTVAAGTVKAKRYARVRSQTVGEVAEVFFARGARVKKGALVLRLKNSEHRARLALARANLAAGSAALRQQQTRQRQVGKVLDRTQRLYRKEVLSRANLDEAETERDVTTQAISAAEANLAQLRAAVEIARTLHDATFFRAPFDGTLASVTPEVGETLAPGSPVFELYDDTVTRIEATVDEADAARLRSGMQVHVTSDARPGVTLGGRLTWVAPMVSQDLKGSRNVEVTVELDRPDPALKVGVSADLEVVVARRAGVPSLPTSAIVGRGTGAQVLVVHQGRVAVRKVKLGLSNWDRTELLGGLEEKDEVIFTLNKVGLVPGALVVVNPRLSPSRVR
- a CDS encoding cytochrome c, giving the protein MRLNARRACTGLALVALSLPALASGGEGAGPPVTVWVRGRADYGGGTYSLREGARSVDLLALSQSEQTLYDPQYGRRLLYKGVTLDQILKAYAPPATVDVALLHFANQMIVGLPLRSTAARRVPRVFVALGYWSERERRWSASFPPVRRDNAGYADVRPVHFSSNKVVVEGGLHPDLPEAALKTFTPWRFVDTLVSIELVRGAAYDRQFQVPGDDLVKQGFAIHKQSCGFCHAVRRVGPGHGWDFVEPVALHAYRLSGRNLFYHVRYQPFDAPAKGLLMPALSHLSRKEAEAIWHWMRAVASQKLNAYEP
- a CDS encoding methyltransferase domain-containing protein, whose product is MNGRTRDGLPAPEGGTVQLEVREGYDRWSASYDETPNPVVALDDRTSLGLLAARPGERILDAGCGTGRHLGPLVACGAKVVGLDFSPGMLRVARQKYPGVPLVCVDLSAPWPLCPARFHAVLCALVGEHLRDLPAFFAETRRALRPGGRLLLSVYHPELARAGVEANFRRDGVEYRLGAEQHTVESYQQALRGAGLELGRTTEVMGDEALLGRAPSARKYVGRPLLLCLEAFTAPAS
- a CDS encoding carboxylesterase family protein, which translates into the protein MSIRFTRSCAWRRVGGALLCLGLAACTNRVPAALDGSAQDGALRDAGPGGDASPRDARRTDGGGGDLSGDPTVAHTMTGLVRGKLLGKVRAHLGIPYAAPPVGGLRFGHPQPLTSWSGVRETTALGPSCPQKPSTLTSLPNRYSEDCLTLNVWAPFPAPSKPAPVMVFIHGGGFTLGGSAQPLYDGTALVEQTGVVLVTFNYRLGPLGFLAHARTPYGGNAALYDQRAVLRWVKQNIGAFGGDGTNVTVFGESAGSVSVCAHLVSPEATGPLNRAIMESGPCSGNLLTLAEAQAQGKALAEKLGCESATDVQTCLGSKSTQEVLDALPTKDAMIFGTGVSWGPVAGTPYLPAQPAALMKAGSFAKVPLLLGTNRDEGTLFVLLGGLLATTAAQYPGLATTAFGAKAPQVLAQYPLSSYASPAHAIADLLGDVGFVCPTRRTARAAVAGGVSSTYLYHFTQPPSFALVPFLAVFHTAELPFVFQNPGGAKPLTAEEQQLARSMLGYWTRFAATGDPNGGGAPAWPAYAAGSDQHLELGPTIKVGSGLKQAACDFWDGL
- a CDS encoding ABC transporter permease, with translation MSWFAHFLTALDSIRSNVWRSFLTTLGVVIGVTSVVLLVSLGEGARSYFADLFAEMGTNLLLVFPGKEDTKGVARPMFTTVHKLTVDDARAIFRRGTAVAQVNAALMGAGTVKYLNRSRNTKVVGTDEALPDVHLMKVALGGFVAPEDVDAKRRVAVLGQVVQQELFGDENPVGKTIKITGTKFRVIGVMASKGQSLGIDLDDLVFIPVTAATELFNQESLTRISVKALSNTQVEAAMEEVRQILIRRHNNNEDFTIVSQADMLSTFDKVARTMELVILGIASISLVVGGIGIMNIMLVSVRERTREIGLRMAVGARRKDVERQFLVESVTVSLVGGVVGLALGLAVIALFNAFGPGLTVRFTPWVIVVAFGFSFVVGVASGFYPAKKASLLDPIEALRYE